The Colius striatus isolate bColStr4 chromosome 8, bColStr4.1.hap1, whole genome shotgun sequence genome includes the window AGGTGCAGGTGGGGGGTGCAGGCAGGGAGGTGCAGGTAGGAGGTGCAGGCAGGGAGGTGCAGGTAGGAGGATAGGCTGGCGGTGGGGAGTGGGTGTGCAGGCAGGGGGATGCGGGGTCTCTGCTGCCACCTCCAGGTCACTGCTGGCCTCGTCTCCATCTCTTTCTGACACTGTCCCAGTACCTGGGACCTGCAGATCTTGGGGCAGTGCGTGGCCGCCTCAGTCCTCCCCAACCTCCCCACACCCCAATATAAGCTTCTGCTTATAAGCCCACCCCGGGAAACCCCCATCACAACATAGCATCCCGAGGCGCCCGGGGACCCTCCTGGGGTGCAGGGACCCTTCTGCTCAACCTGTCCTGGGTACACAGGGCTGCACAGTCCTCCGAAGCCCAGGCTGGGTGCTCCAGAGGGTTTTGCCACCTCGCTGATACCATGCCCTGTCCCCTTTGccaccttccccttccccagcccccgGCAGCGCCAGCGAGGCTCCGACACAGCCAGGGAAGGTGACCCACCGCCAGCATCCCAGCACCCCCCTGCCACGGGGGacaggtgctggggagggggagcctGCCCACTCCCCCTGCAAGAGGCTGCCCGTTTCCAGGCGTCATTAAAGAGCAATTAGCTGGAAATTAAGCTGAGAACAAGTATTGATTAGCTCATTAAGGCTGGGGGAGCCGGCTGTGGCAGTAGGGATTGCTGCTGCTCGCCCTCATTATGGGCAAGGTTAAAGCTTGTGGTCGGGCAGCTCATTAAAAATATCAGGGCCCAATCGatgtccccagcccagcacctccagcacccCTGGGGACACCCAGCCACTGCTTTCTGAGGGCTGGCCTGTGACCTCTGGGATGAGCCAGCTCGGGAAGCAACTGAGCATCCTTGCAGCGGTGTCACATATGGGCTTGTGGAGCCTTCAAAAACTTTCCATGCAGGGggtcttctttctcttctcctcaaCCAGGGGACCCATGGGGACAGCCACCCCTTAGCCCAGCTCAACAGCCAAGTCTGTGGGCTCTTGGAGGGGGCTATCAGCTCCAGGAGAAGACAGTCAGAGTGGCTGGTTTGCCAGGTGCCACCCCAGACCTCCTCCCCATCAGAGCTGAGTTTGTTAGGTCTCAGCCTCACAGGGCCAGCCTGTTCAAAGAGCAAAGGCGATCTCAGGAATGGGATGAAAGTAGCTGGGGACATGGAGACAAGTGAAAGACATCTGAGGGAGCTTTGTGTGGCTGAGTGCTCCTGTGCCACCCTGCCCtgcaccccagccccacagctctcGGGGCTCTCTGAGTGAGCCAAGGCCTTTGCCTGGCTATCCATCCTGACTCAGGCACCTGTACCCTCTGCTGTccctcccatccccatctccaccTTTCATGGCCACCGGCAGCTCAGGGCCAGTTTCTAGCACAGAGGATGTCCCCACACACAGGCTGGTGGtgcagggagggggtggggtgtaGGTGTcatcattatttttgttttctttgcactGCCCTGGAAATATATTGTATTCTCAGCTAATCCCCTTCAATTACACCACAATAAAACACATAATAAAAACGTAATTCATTTTTCCCAAGCACTCCATCTCCCTGTGTCTTGGCAAGCTATTAaaaatttgtcttcatttttctgGCAAGAGCCTTGTACCTTTTCATCTTTAATTTATGAGAGCAGAATAGCTACTGACAAGCCCTTATTGCACGGCGAGGGGCTGCATTATTTATAAGCCGCCAATGGCTGGCTCAGGGGAGATATTTGCAATATGCCAGGGCCGGCAGGAGGGGGATGGACCCCCAGTGTGCCTGTCCCAATCCTGAGCGGGTGCTGGGTGCAGCAGCAACCTCTGCCTGCCAGGGAAGCTCTGACACGACGTAGCCCTGGGCTACTGGGCCCTTTTGCTGCCTTTGGCTCTCCCTGCTGCTTCCCGGCTCAGCTAGgggggctctgcagagctcgggtgcctccatccctcctctccttgCCGGGACATCGCTGGCTCCCCCTGCCCGCCCTGCGCTGGGGTGCCGGGGCCGCTGCCCGCAGCCTCGCCACTGCAGCATCGAGCACAGACAGTGCGGTAAAAATTTCCTccctggagaagcagatgcGGGCCCAGGGCCGGGACTGAAGCGGAGCGTGCTGTGAGCGGGCTGCCAGACGGGGTGGGAGCGTGGGCAGAGCCGGGGGGGCACGGACACGCTCCGCTCTCTCCGAAGCGGGAGCATCCAGGGCAGCGGCTTAGCAGCAGCCCTCTGCGCAGCGGCGAGCTGCAAAGCCGCCCGTGCTAAAAAAAGCCCTCCCGGCAGCTGGATCAGCTTAACCCCAGGCCGAGCCAGCCGGCACCGCTGCAAAGCAAAATGGAACGGGCAGCACAGCTCCGCCCCGgcgggggggacacaggggcaCCCCGGCAGCCGATCTGCGCGTCGCTCCTGCTCCCATCCCCACCCCGACGGCAGCTCCTTCGCGCCAGGCACGAACTGGAAAGCAACGTGCTCTGCTTTTGGTTTCGTATAAACACCTTGCCTTTATTATCTGGTATATAGAGGCACATTTGTATGTATAACAAAAAGAACTAAAGGAAACCACGGTGCACTTAAAGCTATTTGAGAAGGTCCACCTGAAAGCAAGCACTCCAGGAGGGGGTAGAGACCCCTCGGGggggagcccagccctgacctGAGATGGCATCAAAATGAGAATAAAGGGAGGGACTCTCTGCTGGGATGAAAACGTGCCGTTTGCTCCGGGGGTGGAAGGAGCAGAAAGTCAGATTAAAAGcccagaggagagcagagggtgACCTTGGAGCGCATGTTCAGGCTGGGACAGCCTCGCTGGTTTTGAGCCACTGTGTGCACTTGGTATTTCTCACCCATGGCTATTTTGGGTACAGGGAAGTTCTCttctcccacagctgctctgccaTCCCCAGGCATCAGCTGCTGAACCACTGGGGAATGTGGGAGGGTGCCTGTGGAGGGGTCCAACCCTCCAACACCATGATTGTCTTCTGCCTCTTAAAGCTGGGGAGCaccattttcttccccatcccatATCCCCACTCACAAACTCCGGTGCCACTGCCCACCCTTTCCCCCCTCTGCACTGCACACAGCTATGGGGACACGCAGGGTGAGCACAGGAGAAACACACCGGGGTGCCCATGAGGGGGTCCCCAAGCGGGGCTGAGCCCAGGGACAGGGATGGGATGTGGGATGGGCTGCAGGCACCTCAGGGAGCAGGACTGAGCGCCTGGGACCTACAGACACGTGGTGGCCAAGGGGAAGCGGCGGCAGCCCTGCGGGGCTCTGAGGCGCAAGCTCAGCGACGCAGCGGCCCAGTGACGTGCGGCTCGGCCGCcccggctgccctgggacccgcTCAGAGCCCTTTGTTGAAGTAGACAGTCTCCAGCTGTGGGTCTTTCTCCCGGATCCGAGCTTGTACTTCAGGCTCCAGGCGGCTCACAGGCATCGAGCTGCCAAGAGGACATAGGATCATACaatcattacagctggaaaggacctttaagctcatagagtccaacccctcccctcaccctgccaagcccagcactaacccatggccctcagcacctcagctacccGTCTTCTAAATATCAAAATCTCCatatggtgactccaccacctccctgggcagcctatgccagtgtctgacaaccctctcagtgaaaaagttcttcctaatcttcaatctaaacctcctctggcacaacttgggcccatttcttcatgtcctggagagaagagactgatccccacttcactacaatctcctttcactGAGTttcagagagtgatcatgtctgctctcagcctcctcatctctaggctaaacaccccttcagctgctccccatcaagacttgttctccagcttcattgcccatctctggacacactccagcacctccatgtccttcttgtagtgagagacctagaactggacaaagtatttgaggtgcagcctcaccagcaccaacatcagggggacaatcactttctTGCTTAGATGCAGGGGAGCCCCAGTTTGGGAAACCACCCGCTGCCACCCCTTCCCCACCTGCACCCCACCTTTAGGGCTGcacagcagcctgtgtgtgCACTCCTAGTTTCAAGCCTCTGAGCGCTCAAAGAAGTGTAAATATCTCTTGGGGGTCAGAGGGCACAAGGAGCCCAGGCATGTGCTGCCTGCCCCATGCCCTGCCCCATAGGCATGGTGCCTGTCCTTACCTTTTCTGTGGGAAGAGTGCACAGCACAGAGGGGTGGCAAACACCAAGCTGCAGGGAAAGacacagagaagagaagctGGGCTGCATAAACCACCTGCCCACTCGAGGCCTCGACCCCAGAGCAGCAAGGAGGCAGCCCAGGGCCACaccagctgctcagctgggaaAGGGGCAGGGAGATGCTCTCTCCAAGCTCCCCAGCCCACGTTTGGCTCCTGAAATGGGGCAAAGCCTGTCCCAGTCAGCGTAGGGGGAACAGCAATGCTGAGCAGGAGCCTGTGGCAGGCTGGAGAGATGTCAAGATAAGGGAAAAAAGGTCCTGGTCCCAGGAGTCCATATCCCATCCCATCTGCCTGGGAGGACACCAGCCTGGCCGAGCTCTAGCATCCCACCAAAGAGTTCTGGGGCAGCTCTTGCCTCCCCTGGCAAGCAAACCCTCAGCAGCAGTGCCCCTGTACCCAGACTTGGTCTATGCCTGGGGTGGCAATGCCCTTGGGCGTGGGGTGACTTACCAGAGTCCCACGAGGCCGACCTGCAGGGGAGCATTCAGGTACGGGTAGCgctgccaggcacagggagAGGCTGCGTGTCAGTGGGGCGAGCAGGAAGGGGAAATGGCTGTTCCGCAGCAGGGTGCCAGCCTAGTGACAAGCCAAAGGGCTGTCCCACTGCCCACCCTCCCGTCCCAGGAACAGCGGTACCTTCAGGAAAGCTCTCTTCTCCAGCATGTTCATGATCACCGGAGGgatggctggggcagaggggaaggacaTGAGTTCCTGGTGgtcccagccccctgccagccATAGGACCCCATCCCATGCTGCCAGGGAttggctgcagcccccaggtGCGGATGgaggaggggacactcaccCATGGCAGGAGCTGCCATGCCGATGCGGGACACCACCACCTGGAAAATGGCCTTTTGGGCTGCAGCTGTGGACTCACCCAGGCGGTTCCCATTCTCATCCGTGATGGGGACCCCCAGCTTGAGCTCTCTGCAGGGACAGTGGGGGTGAGGGACCCTCAGGGCACATGAGTGGAGGGAGCAAGAGATAGGGCAGGGACACAGGACAGGGGTATCTCCAAGGGAGGTTGGCATCTGCCTGTATTCCCCATTCACTGCCTGCATAATAAGTCGTGTGGGGTGGGGTGTCAGCTGGACCCACATTCACACTTTGGGGATCTTCAACAGGGCTGGATGATGATGGGGAGTTCACAGCCAGCTTAACCCCTGGGATACGACTGTGTGCTCATACTCCCAAAACAACCCCCTCACACTAACGGATGCCAGCAAGGCCAGGAAGTTCCCTGCATTCCCTGCAAGGCCAGGGCACTGCTCCCCATGTATcccagcagtgcctggagcagctCAAGGTGAGACCAAGCACCCCGAGCCAGCCCAAGCACCCCGAGCCAGCCCAGGGGCTCACCTCTGCCTCATCAGTGGGATGTTGATGCAgttggcagcagccacagccgcGAAAGGCACATACCGGCCGATGATGGCTGGCAGGTGCTGGGGAGGCAAGTAGGGAGCACATCACACAGAGGCTCTCACGGCAGAGATGGCTGTCCCCAGGTCTGCCACCACCCCCCTGCAAGAGCCTGGGGTGTCCCAGCCCCACCGGGGTAAGCtattcccttctcccctccaacTCCCAGCCTGTGAAAGCTGTACACCCAGGGGAGGCTCCTAtatcccctcccagccctggaggaAGGACAAAGGGTGGAAGAAACCTGGATAGATCCAGCTGgggacagagcagggctggagggagagGCCATCTCTAGAGCCATtcctggggagaggggctgcctTGGGTAGGTGCACCCAGGAAACCCCtttcctcccattttctccCCTGCCCAGGTGATGAAGTGAATCCCTTGCTTGGGGAAGACCCCACAGGGAGTGTCCAGGTGCCCCAGCCAGTGATGGCCAAGGGCCACCTTACCTTGGTGAGAGATTTGAGCCCCAGCGCTGTGACAACTGCTCCTGTGGTCGCACTCACATAGGCTGTCCCCAGCTGGCTGCAAGAGCGGGAGGAGGTGACACCAATGAGCCCCATTGCGGGCCCCTCCCCAAAGGAGGGGACAGCACGCCCTTCAACAGCATCACTTGAGTTCCTCTCACACTTCTCCTACGACCCTGGTGTCCATCTCTGGCGGTGCCAGGTCCCCATTGTCCCATCTCACAGCCCCCTCTGCTATTCAATAAGCTATTCAAGACACCTCACTAGTATTTTGGGGTGCCCCGAGGGCATGAGGATGCTCACGTGGGGGTGATGGGTGCGTCCCCGCTGCGGTTGGTGTAGTTGACAACAGCATTGAAGGACTGATTGACCCACTGCCAGAACAGCACGGCCGGCGTGGTCCTATCAAAAAGAGAAGggtgctggtggcactgggagATGCCACCCACGCTCCTGCAGCATGAGTGCCTTGTGGGGTATGGGCATCAACCCCCAGGGTACCCTCCTGGTAAGGAGGGGATGGATACCTGTAGAAGGTCAACATGCAGCCGGTGATGGTCATGTTCATGGGGACCTGGGCAGACATGCGCCCTATGAGCAGCATCTTCTCGCCCGTGTCGGGGTGGAAAGCCGAGTCGTAGATGTATTTGGCCCGCCAAAGCTGGTCCTCTGTCAGCCCTGGGGGCACCGTGCCTGCCCTGCCAGGTAAAGGTAGCAACCCATTGGGAGACCCTCTGCCAGGAGCCATACCCCACCTGATTCCCCCACCCCACGTGGGGAGATGCCTTAGGGACCAGCCAGACAATTTGGGAGCAGGGTCCAGCCCTGCTCTCagttcccacccccagccccgagGCCGTATCCTGCCCGggtgcagtgctgggggaacacGCCTCCCTCGGTACCTGTAGTCCTCCACCACCCGGCGAGCCTCCTCCAGCGTGGCCCCCGACAGCAGCAGGTTTCGGGGGTCAGTCACCATGAAGAAGTGCTTGGCCCGGCCCTGGAAGGTGCTCTGGTCCCAGCGCGGCTCCCGGAGGTTGATGGTGGCAGGGAGGGATGGTGGCATCTTCTGGGGTGcggggccagggcagggatggTTACGTTGTGCCTTATAGTGGCCCCCTCCCGCTCTACATCCTGTCTGGGCCAGCTCTGGGGCTCTCCCAGCCGGGGGGCATGAGTGTGGGATGGGGAGCCCCCTTGCAACAGAGCTGAGTGGGGATTCCCAAGCACACCCAGCAGATGGGGCAGCTCCCGGACGGGTGATTCCAGCACCGCACCTCCCTCACTCTGCAGTCCTTTAGCGGGGAGTCCCCCAAGCCAGCTGGCACCAGCCACCAGGAGGGGTGAGGGACCCTCCCACACTCCACCAGTGCACCCCAGCCACGGGTGATGGGACAGGGACCCGCCACCACGGGGCTAGAGCTGCTGGGGGGAGTCGAGGAGGGGCCCGGGATAGAGGAATATCCCCACCCGGGGACGCACCGAAACGCACCGCCCGAACCCTTTTCTACTCCCTCCCTTCCCCGCGGGATGCGCGGCTCTGCTGCCCGACCCCCTCCTTCCACCGAGCATCCCTCCCCCCACGCGTGACCCCCCCGACTCCAACCATAACGACCCGGACCAGGGTCGCACTCACGGCTTCCCGGGCTGTCACTGCCgtgcccgcgccgccgccgccccgctcccgcccgaCGCGCTGACGTGAGGGCTCGTCACGGGGGGGCGGCCCCACGGGCAGGCGGGGGGGGGTGTTGTAGGGCGGGGGGAGCCGTGCGGCGCCGCgcgaggggcggcgggggccaCGCGGGACCGGGAcggctgcggggggcggggggcgcggtACGTGACAAGCCGCACgaggccgccgccgccgccccccgccccggcgcGGATCGCGGGGTCGcgcggggggtgggggggggggcggggaagAGTACTCGCGGGTGGGCGGGCGCGCCCGCGCGTGTGCGTGCGCATCGGGTGCTCGCGCGGCGTTTTCACGTGGGTGCTCACGTGCGCGTGTCGGGGGCGCGCGAGGGCGTCCCCGCCCCGGCCGCGCGTTATCCGCGGGGGGCTCACGCgggtgtggggggggggtgCCCGCGCACGCACGCGCCGAGCGGGTGTTCGCGCGTGGCGCGGCGGCTGCCGGGCGGCGCGCGCGGGCCCACGCGAGCGCGTGGCCGTGAGCGGGGCCGCGCGCGCGTGCGCTGCGGCGGCGCTCCGTGGGTGTCCGTGGGTCTGCGCGCAGGCTGGCACGCGTGTGCGTGCGCAGGGGTACAAACACGCATGCCGTGGACGTGCGGGTGCATGGGGTGCGTGTGCGTCTGGGTGCGTGTCCCCACGCCGGCCGTGCCCCCGCGCCCGGTGTCGGGGTACCCCGAGGGGGCTGCCCCAGGGTTCCGCGCGGATCTCGCCCCCGTGGGAGTGGGCCCTCCGCCCCGCCCCActccccgcccccgccgcctgCTCCCCGCCCTCCCGCAgcccccccgcccgccgcgcATCACCTGAAACCGCCGCGGTGTCGGGTTCGCGCTGGCGGCGCCGGGCCCCGTCGGGGGGTCACGGCCGGCCCAGGGCGGAGGCGATGCACCCCGCGGGGGAGGGGGACTCCGGCTCTCATCACCGGAGTGAGCGGGGGAACGCGAGACCCTCCCTCCGCCGgcagtgcctcagtttcccccgtGTGCCCCCGCGATGGTCCGCGCTGAGGGAGGGgctcggggcggggggggggagggggcagcacGTCCTTATCCCCTCGCAGCCCCGGAGCAGGACGCGCCCCCCCGAGCCCCTCCCCCCGCACACGGCCAGGGCTCCCCACGCCAGCTGCGAGGCCGGCCCTGGCCGCTCTTGACTGACAGCTCTCCTGCCCGATGGCGACGCCGGTCCCGCGGGGGCAGCCAATACTCGTGGGCGGGGGGGCGGGAGGCGGTGCTGCCCCCCTCGCCCCCCCCGGCTTCTCCATCCCCCCCGCGCTGTCAGGTGTCTCTTTCGCAGGTGGCACCATGGGGACAGGTGAGGAGGGCACGGGACCGGGGGGATAGACGGGGACAAGAGAGTCCCCTGCGCCTCTTCGGGGAAGGGGCACCGGCCGGCTGATGGTGGGGACGCGGGGGATAGGGGTGGCAGGGGGGATCACTGGCAGGCGCCGGGGACACTCGGTGTGATTctgtgtccccccctggccGGGGACATCACTTATTTATTGAGGTCAGGCAGGGGCGAGCGGGGGACGAAGCGGGGAGGGGGGGCCGTGGTGGCGTCTCGCCCACGCTTAGAAGAATTCCCGCGCGAACTGCCTCGGACCAGGGGGCTCGTCTGGCTGCGGGAGGATGGTGAGAGTCTCTCTGCCCCTCCTGGGGGTCAGGTCCTGCTCTCTGGCATAAAGCTGAGGTCCCCGAGTTCCCTCTCTGGCACCTTTCCGGACTTAACGCTGCCGGGCAAAGCCCCTTTGCACCGCGTGTTCCGGATTTATGCTGCTAGGCAAAGCCCCTTTGCAGCCCAGCATCCTTGCCCCAGTGCGGGCAAACTGTGCCCGAGGCCACCCCCGTGGTGGTTCCTAGaagccctgcagcagggctAAAGGACAGGAGGGAACAGGGCTGGAGAGAGGTCACAAAGCTGCTTGTCCCTGCAGGCTGTGCTACTGTGCCCCATCCTGCCAGTCCCCAGCGCCCACACCAGCCGGCCCCGCCATCGTACTGCTGAGAGGAAGCGGGTGCCCGAGCCCGGGCATGTGCTGCTGGACTATGCCATGTCCCCCCCCAGCCGgcgggcagccccagccccgtgAGGACGCGGCCAGCCCCGAGCCGGACGCCGGGACGCCGGGGTGCCCAGCACCGCCATGGCCCAGGGCTGGGACACGACGCTGCCGGGGATGACGACGGGCAGCCGGTCGCGGAGCTCCAGCAGCGAGGCCAGCCTAGCTCCCCGCTACCTCCTCAGCAAGCAGAGCCGCCTGCTCAATGGGACCGTCCGGGGCAGCCGTGCTGCCTCCCCCATGGGTCGCGTCATCCTCATCAACACCCCCATCGAAGGTACACGGAGTGTCCCAGCCCTCTGCCCACCTGCGTGGCATGGGGCCTGCACGCCTGGGATCTGTGGATCTGGGGACGGGGACTGGGGACAACCCTAGCAGGAGGACACCCCACAGCCACTGCTTGCCCCCAGCCCCCATGACATGTCCTGTCTCTAtccccacagccagcagcaatgAGAGCGATGTCATCAATGCCATCACGGTGGAGAAGAGCATGGATGGCAAGCTGGGCTTCAGTGTCCGTGGCGGCTCCGAGCACGGGCTGGGCATCTTCGTCAGCAAAGTGGAGGAGGGCAGCGCTGCTGGTAAGTGGGACAGGGTGAGGGACACCAGTGGGGACAGGCATCTGCCAGCAAGACCCTCTCAGAGAGCTCCCGGTGACGTGCTGCTGTAGCAGTGATGCCTCCCGGCATTGTACCGAGCCACTATTTGCTCCCTGTcacctctgactgtggggtttTCAGGTTTCCCACAGAGAAGAGCAGGGGTGAGGagtgggcagccctgtgctgaTAGCTCTGAGCTCCATCCCCAAGCCACAGTGAGGTGACAAGCCCCCCATGCCTGCCACGGCCTCAGCACGATTGCCAGGCACCCCTACCTCTGTTCCCACGGGGTTTGGATCAGGCTGGGGCCACGTTTGGGCAGGGGACACCAAACAAGGGTATGGGTGCCAGGTCAGGTGCTCAGCCGAGCTGTGTGCCCCTCACAGAGCAGGCCGGGCTGTGTGTTGGTGACAAGATCACGGAGGTGAACAGCGTGAGCCTGGAGAACATCACCATGAGCAGTGC containing:
- the SFXN3 gene encoding sideroflexin-3 isoform X2 — encoded protein: MPPSLPATINLREPRWDQSTFQGRAKHFFMVTDPRNLLLSGATLEEARRVVEDYRAGTVPPGLTEDQLWRAKYIYDSAFHPDTGEKMLLIGRMSAQVPMNMTITGCMLTFYRTTPAVLFWQWVNQSFNAVVNYTNRSGDAPITPTQLGTAYVSATTGAVVTALGLKSLTKHLPAIIGRYVPFAAVAAANCINIPLMRQRELKLGVPITDENGNRLGESTAAAQKAIFQVVVSRIGMAAPAMAIPPVIMNMLEKRAFLKRYPYLNAPLQVGLVGLCLVFATPLCCALFPQKSSMPVSRLEPEVQARIREKDPQLETVYFNKGL
- the SFXN3 gene encoding sideroflexin-3 isoform X1, encoding MKMPPSLPATINLREPRWDQSTFQGRAKHFFMVTDPRNLLLSGATLEEARRVVEDYRAGTVPPGLTEDQLWRAKYIYDSAFHPDTGEKMLLIGRMSAQVPMNMTITGCMLTFYRTTPAVLFWQWVNQSFNAVVNYTNRSGDAPITPTQLGTAYVSATTGAVVTALGLKSLTKHLPAIIGRYVPFAAVAAANCINIPLMRQRELKLGVPITDENGNRLGESTAAAQKAIFQVVVSRIGMAAPAMAIPPVIMNMLEKRAFLKRYPYLNAPLQVGLVGLCLVFATPLCCALFPQKSSMPVSRLEPEVQARIREKDPQLETVYFNKGL